Proteins from one Oryza sativa Japonica Group chromosome 12, ASM3414082v1 genomic window:
- the LOC4351840 gene encoding FAS1 domain-containing protein SELMODRAFT_448915, whose product MASFLAASLLIALVVSGSNVAATPSPSAVVGNGDIASTAQEMQRARYFTFVMLIRMVQEKIPHNTTFLMPNDRMLSTATIPESQVMEFLSRHSIPAPLMFDDLIKLPNATIVPTAHSSQTITITNVKHQKIYFNNIELISPDVCRVGDLFRCHGINGVIRPIVPRGKGSACPGHLAPATAAPGPASGANRSLETSSLTSPNMSSATSPSLQPAAESPQSSDTSTSQIASSYTTLILVLVFSIF is encoded by the coding sequence ATGGCTTCCTTCCTTGCTGCTAGCCTGCTCATTGCCCTCGTAGTGTCAGGCTCCAACGTCGCTGCTACGCCTTCCCCATCGGCGGTGGTGGGCAATGGCGACATCGCCTCCACTGCACAGGAGATGCAGCGAGCCCGCTACTTCACCTTCGTCATGCTCATCAGGATGGTGCAGGAGAAGATCCCACACAACACCACCTTCCTGATGCCCAACGACAGGATGCTGTCAACTGCAACCATCCCGGAGAGCCAAGTGATGGAGTTCCTGTCAAGGCATTCCATCCCGGCTCCGCTCATGTTCGACGACCTCATCAAGCTTCCCAACGCAACAATAGTTCCCACAGCCCATTCGAGCCAGACAATCACAATAACCAATGTGAAGCACCAGAAGATCTACTTCAACAATATTGAGCTCATCAGTCCTGACGTCTGCCGCGTAGGAGATTTGTTCAGGTGCCATGGAATCAATGGAGTTATAAGGCCAATAGTACCAAGAGGAAAAGGGTCAGCTTGCCCTGGCCACCTTGCTCCAGCAACTGCAGCACCTGGACCAGCTTCAGGGGCAAACCGGTCCTTGGAGACGTCTTCGCTAACCTCTCCCAACATGAGTTCTGCCACAAGTCCATCCCTGCAACCTGCAGCAGAAAGCCCTCAAAGTTCAGACACTTCCACGTCACAAATTGCATCTTCTTATACTACACTAATCTTAGTGTTAGTCTTTTCCATTTTCTAA